atggccaaacacaactccaactccaacttcaattccaactccaaaaagttttaattttcttgtCCAAACACCTACGTAGTGTCAGCATATGCATTCTCACTATTTGTTTCACTCTATTTgggcctattttattttagtttttcataatttatggATCTGAAACAGTAGAGGGTCTCTATATTTCCCATGGAGACAGAAGCCTCTAAACAAACTAAAAAGACATCTAGTAAATTGGCCTAATGGAATCTTACCTTCATGGCTAAGCATAATCCTAAACTAGTCGGTGTTGTCTCTctttgtctctctctctctctctctatatatatatataatttgctTACATTGGGTTTTTTGTGCTAAATTTACATGGATCCAAAGGATTTGGGTCTTTTAGACTTCTTTTCGTGTGAATCTACCTCATTGTCTTTAAATACCTTCAATCATCATGGACCCCCAACAGTAGTTTCATTGTTCCTCAAAAAGTACCTTCAATCATCACAGTTTTACATCCATGGACTGATGCATTTGGAGGTCTAAGTGTGGCTACATCATCTCAAgtgaatttttctctttttaatctGTGTGCTGCTTGCATCGTCTTTTGGACAACATACACTAGGGTGTCCAAAAACGTATTGAAATTACGACTACTCTTCTAGTCTTTGCATGCCTATTTTCCTCTCCAATTAACTGACTAAAAATGAATACAATCTGGAAAGTTTTCATCACTGCTTGACTGAGAGAATTGGCAAACAACAAAGACATCATCCTGTTTGCCATCAGTTAGCTTATccataataatgataaacaaGTACGGGCTAAATGCAGACCTTCATGGTTGTGGGAAGCTCTTTGTATCTCGTAACTTTATTCTCACTCTTTTTCCTCTCAATTGTGCGTCTCTTTCGTACATATCCCCTATGGGAATTTTATAATTGGTATGAACTTTTCTTCTCTTACACACGTGGGAAAAAAGCCATGGACAGTCTATTCTATTGAGACCCTTAACTGGTTTATTATCATTCATGCAATTCGTTGGGAGTTGGGACCATTCCATTAGGTCGAAGGGTGGTGGTTGCTCCATTATATGCATGCTAATGGGGAAAGTATGTTTTTCATAATCCTCTCCTGCCATGGTTGACTAGAGCTCATGGTCGTCTAAATTCATCTTCATCCTGTGCTATTTCAATGGCAAGGTTATCTTAAGTCTATTCAATCCAAGTTCTTTTTATATCCCCCCCCCCCTTAATTGTAGGAACATTCTTCTGATCCTTCCGCTCGGAGTAATCTTTTTATAGAAGTTTCGGAGCTTCTTGTGAAGTTGTGAGAgatttttacttaaaattttgtTGTGCTGCTTTTACTCATTACCCCTGGTATACAAAGTTTATCGCATGATTCTTTACATTATGAATGGATTGTTCCAAGTGTTCCAGTAAAGCATATTGTACTGCGCTTGCAGGTTGCCATTGAGGTTTCATCATTTTCGAAGTATGCTGGGTTCACTGGCGTTCGTTTAGGGTGGACTGCAATTCCCAAAGCACTCTTATATTCTGATGGATTTCCTGTAGCAAAAGACTTCAATCGCATTGTTTGTACAAGCTTCAATGGTGCATCCAACATTGCTCAAGCTGGCGGTCTGGCTTGTCTTTCACCTAATGGTTTCAAGGTCAGTTTCATCATTTGGTTGTTTATCTATCCGTTTAGTCATAAAGAACATCATTTTATAGGCTCAACGTCCCAACTTGAACATATTGACAATGCATTTCAGGCGATGATGGACGTGGTTGGTTACTACAAAGAAAACACAGAAATCATAATGGATACATTTAAGTCACTAGGTTACAAGGTGTATGGAGGTAAAAATGCACCCTACGTGTGGGTGCACTTCCCTGGACGAAGCTCATGGGAAGTTTTCAGCGAGATACTTGAGAAGACTCATGTCGTTACTACTCCAGGCAGTGGCTTTGGACCCGGCGGTGAAGGTTTTGTCAGAGTAAGTGCTTTTGGGCACAGGGAGAACGTCGTAGAAGCTTGCAGAAGATTCAAGGAATTGTACAAGTGAAATATGTGCAGGTAGCAGCACTTCTTGCCTTAGAGGCTTCATTGAGATGATGTTTCTTGAGTACTCAACATTTTGATCATCCTGTATGGAATTTGTTGCTTTGGAAGAATAAAAGTACAAACCACCCAAAGCATAAATTCCTCTGTCAACTCTCTTCATGATAGCTTTTGGATAAATTCTTCGGGGTTTGACATGAAAACCCACCAAAAGCCAAAGTTAATTATATTAGCAATGACAAATCAGTTTGAATAACAATAATCCATTGAACTGAACTAAATCATCACATCTTGGAAAGTGTGGCCAATGAATGGTAAATAATTGGGCCAaacttttgaaaataataatgagaATAAAGCAGATTATCACTTATCCAAACTTTTGTGTTGGGCAAGCAAACAAGTAGAAGGGGTATGTGTGgggaaaaaaatagagaaaatacgTATGAATTATAATGTAATGGACAGTAAAACtgaaaaaatgaaattatgttattaaaaAAATGCCCTCACGCAGGATCGAACTACGGACCTTCAGTTTACAAGACTGACGCTCTACCACTGAGCTATAAGGGCTTCAGTGGTCGCCCGATGCAAGATGCCATTATAaatagaagaaatacaaaaattaacaaacccaagattgaaaCTTTTACTCTAACAAAGACATGTTCTAAGACAATTATTTATTGTATGCATTAGGCTTTGTAAACTTGTGGAAATAAACTTGAAATTAGTGGTAGACCGcgataaaaatatacaaatattttaaaGTGGGTCAATCTTATCCTTCTTTATATTTCTCATTTTGAAATACTTTTGAtactatatttttcatttaaatatatttttctcgtAACAAAATAGCTTAAAAATACCACTCTTACTAGCGAGTAATTCAAAATATCTTTGAAAACTCATGAAAGTTGCTTCAAATTAGCGGTAGACCACCAAAAAGATTCTTATGacgattttttttaaagaaactaCTAGGAGAGGTAGCTACTTCACATTTAATGGTCCCAATTGATAGTATGAATTGTGGTCTCCCAATTTCCTTACTTGGCAACCACCACCACAAActtcaataaataaattacaaaacaCATTGTGAAACCCACAAAACTAgaaatgaaagagaaacaagGGGTCAAAGTGTTAATAAACCAACTTTGTATTTACTTGCCCTATAGTCCAAAGTGATAGAGGAGTATCCAAACTCACCCATATCTAGCCAATCTCATTCAAGTAgtatattttcttttgatgacaTGCTTTCTTTCACTCTCACTCATTTCTTATCTCATCCCCCACCCCCTTCATATTCTTATATCTTAACCAAAATCTCCAAATATTCATTTCCCCCTTGAAAACCAAAATAAAGGTGAAAAGAGAAAACACTTCCATCACTTGTAATCAAAATGGCAACTAATTCATTCAACACAATTCCCTCACACCAACATACACTAAGGAGAAGGCATTCTATAGATTgccctttttcttcttcatcttctttcttccttAAGTCAATTACCAAAAACCCCTCCTCTTCCACTTCATTTACCAATCACACTCTCATCACTTTCTCAGTTTCCTCAACTACCCCTACCCCATccaccacccccacccccacccccacccctacccctacccccttTACCGTCCTCGAACAACACTTATCTTGCCAAAATTTCCGAGAAGCTGACGAGGAAACTCGCCGTTTACTCATACAATTAGCCGGAGAAGCAGCAATTAAGCGCGGATACGTGTTCTTCTCCGAGGTCCAATTCATCTCCGAATCTGACCTCAAAGAAATCGATTCGCTATGGAGAAAATACAGCGACAACAAATTCGGTTACAGTATTCAGAAGAAAATATGGAACAGCAAAGCTAATAGAGACTTCACTAATTTCTTCATCAAAGTTGGATGGATGAAGAAACTCGATATCGAAGAAGTTGATCATTACAATTACAGAGCATTTCCGAATGAATTTATTTGGGAATTGAATGAAGAAACTCCAGAAGGACACTTGCCATTAACCAATGCTTTAAGAGGAACTCAATTGCTTAAGTGCATTTTGTGTCATCCAGCTTTTGTTGAACaaggggaagaagaagaagaagaagacgacaAGGGAGAAAATAGTAATTATGGGGAAGATAATAAAGGGAGTGTTAAGAAAGGAGGTTTATTTGGGGGTTTAAGGAGTAAATTGTTTAGTAAACCAGATTACAGCTTTTGAATTTtcgaataagaaaataattaagtttgTTTATTTGTGATTTGTGTACACAAAGTAAAAAAtatgtgataaaaagttgaatgaattagaacttttttctttaattcgTAGTATATTCTACTTTGTTACTTATTATAtatggttttttctttttttttgtgtatgtgtCCATCTTGGCTGCGTAatctttgattttgcattttAGTTATGTCTTAGCTATTTTGCTTgtcatattttcttataatatttttatacttttttttaagCAGATgatctattaaaaataattactctATCCTATTAAAGTAGAGTCAGTGTCTGCATAATCTTATTATTCGGTGTACATCTATTTATGAAATTCCATTGATATATTGTTGTTGCTGATGTGTTTTTATCATAATGGTACTTTTGCTCCCTTAATTATCTACTATCAGTTATTATTTCAATATATCGAGTAATTAATTAGTACAAATGTCtatttatttttagcttttaacataaagtaatgtttgggctttttttttttttttagaaagatgaTATCTTCAAATGTGCAGTGATACTATGGGcttaaaaagtgggagagagtataattacttctaaaatagttgatatttatgttatttatacataattaattaaaataaatgaaatcCATATATTAATTGGACCTGTCATATTTGGTCTTGTGTTTCTTTATTGTAATCCAACAACAATTATTTGTGGATATGCCACATGAACATACATACGGGTCAGGTCCATATGTTCGTTGATTTGGACAGCAAGTTCTTACCTGTATATTCAAGTTAGATGACTTAACATAAATAATATAGGTAGGTAATTAAGTTATTATCAATCTTTTGTTAAGGTGAGAAATAGAGATTTTGGGAGTGGGGGAAGGAGATCTGAATATCTTGAATTCTTATAATTCACTTGAGTCAAATAGATGTTGTGGGAGAGGGATCTAAAGAGAGTTTTCTAAAAATTTTTTACTAATTGACAATGGGATGCACTTATAGTGCACAGAATGCAACAAGATGCACGTGCGTCGTACTAAATCGTACGCAGAAGTTAATTTTATAAATGTACTTGAGACCTCTTAttaagatttaactttaaaacacCAATTTCGCTGAGCCACACTACTTTTCTCCATGCAATATTCGAATCACGAGTGACGGATACCCATGTCACACTTCCCTTGGTAACAACATTGAGTCATTTATTCTTGTACTCTAGATAATATGGGTGACGAAGAATTTATTTGTAGATTTAATCGATTCAATCATCCTCTAAGATTGATTAAGTTGTCAAGGTAACTTTCCATTATTAGTGTCCGAGAAAATTTTTCCCATGCTCGATCCAAATATGTGGTGGCATTGTTCAAATCTAGGGTAGCCTTAAAGTGCAATTTTGAAGCACTATTCCATTTACGGTGTGCTCAAACTCTGTCTATTGTGTTGTGACTTGTGATTGTATTATATTGTTCATGTGATTGAATGCGTACTTCAATTATGCAATTTTGAAACAGAGTTATTGTGTCATCACAAATAAAATCTATTATCTCGTAGATATCCTGATAGAAGGAAGTCATATATCTCCTtctgttggagtcccacatcggtgggttaaagaatccttggtctccttatatggtcttgggcaatcctcccctcatgagctaacttttgaggttgaattAGGCCCAAGTCCATTTCCTGATGCTTTTCGCTCTAGCAACATTCTAATGGTAATGTCTTGGGTTGTGAAGCTACCCCAAGAACCACCTCTACAGACTAGCTACAAACTATATATAAGAGCAACGAATAATCAATGAAATccatatattatgtatatatttacCTATTGATACATATTACACGTTTGAAAGCCGTAGTAGAAGCTTCTATTGCCCGCTATTATCGTACTATTCATTTCTTCTCCAACGAGTACAATGTTAGTCTAATTGTATCAACCTGGATGTATTTTCAATAATGTCTTATTTAATCTTGATGCAATATTAGGTGTTTATGCTAGTTGACTTTAACAACATAAAAATATACGTATTATATTGTTGGTCGCAACAATAATTTCCCTATATTGAACAATCAAAAAAGTCTAATTAGTTAATGGACAAGAATATTGAGCTCAACCTTAATGAAAATTCCTATATTTGTATACTATTGAACTAAATAATTATCAGTTCTGCCATTGTATTGACCAATACTATTGAAATGGATGCACGCAATTATAGCTTGTCTCTAAAAGTAGGAGGAAATGGTAGGTATCTCATGTGTACTATacggatatgaaagaaaaaaacaaaattcagacggtagaaaaataaaaattgtatcttATATAGTTGTTTCATCTTTTTACAATATCCCTCAATATTATAGAGTAGTAAAGAAAAACTTCATACTTGCACGTTTCAAATTCTGCATTTATATGAAAATCGAGTTGTTGATAACGAAAATAATACAGTAGTTGAAGAGCTAAATGTGAAAGGCACAAAAGGGCTTGTTAATTCTATACAAAAAATGTTGCACAAAGCCATTAGATTGAACAATTTTACTACTGGACCATACAAGCTCTTTGATGAAATactttcattctttttattaataCTTCTCAACTATAAGTGAACATTTCAAAAATCGATGGAATTCTtagatttttagtaaaaaaattaaataaaatatcaataatccATCAAGTTATTTGTAATTGATTCTTTGTTTGTATGTGCCATATTGATTCCTGCAATTGGATgtaattttctcatttttgtttGAATACAAAATGAACGGTTCCTAAAATCTATTTGTATTATGCTTGTTATTTTGTTGATTATCACTTTGGGAATGAATATTGTTGCCAACGGAAAAAGATCAAACTGAAGAATTTATGTTTTCTTTGCTGTCTGCCAattcataatttatttacattttatttttattagggtTAGAATGTTAGAAGGTTGGCGTGTTCATGCTGACAGGTAGGAAGGAGTATTGTCCTTATTAAGAATTGTGGTGCTTACCAAATTAAAAagctaagaaaaattaaaaatcaggaATGTCCTGCCAACCAATTTTTATTTCAGTGGATgcatttatatgttttatacctattttcatatatttttcttaacGTAATTATATCTATTCCGCATTGAGTTTACTAGATGACCAAAAATGCATATCGGTACGCCCCTGATTTGTGGTGATGTTGTTACTATTTGTTATTGTGTTAACTCTTTATTGTCTTTGGTGctctttttacattttttttagattatattttgtCTTGAGCTGAGAATTTACCTCTAAAGTGGAGGtacgaaaatattttttgtaagcgaaactctttttttctaaCAAAATCAATTTCACTAGTAAGAGGATtcaatttcatttattttatctaAATCAAAGGACCAACAGTCAACAAGACTAATATatcatcatttttaaaaattttatgtgaaTTATCTTTCTAGTAATTCTCAACATTGGGAGGAAAAGATGATTTATAAAACGAAAAATCAATGAAGATATTGGCTGGCTATATTTAGTTTGATTGAACGTAGGAAGCAATTAAGTAACGCAAATTTACATTTTACTTTATTCGTCAGtgaaaattattctaaaaattacataaatacacaacttatgttttcaatattataaagaatcccaactccctaaacagcTATGTTACGTACACTcatagggagagagagagagcaaagtacttaaaaaattactttcaaaagggttggtatttatgttatttatacaaaattatTTACGCAGCCCACTAGTTTCTAAATAAGGTTTCCAAATATACAAACAAGTTTCACTAGACATACTTCTCGCTTTCAGAATTGCGACggtatgaaataaaaatcatcttAAATGAAGTTTCTTAAAAGATGTAAGTACAGTTTTTAGTCATTTTCTACCATTTGGAGAGTTTAATTTGTCAAGCAAGATTAGAGGGGTAGATGATCTATACCAAATTCTTTGATCACTGTCCAAAAACAATTGCGTATCATTGTTCAAACTTCTACTTAGAACACTCAAACAATAACTCAACAACCctaacattatttaaatttttattatgatttcttgTGGAACCAAAACGGCAATTGGACGACCAACACCATCTCGGCCTAGAACTACCAGATCATGACAAATATTCAGCATCTTGCCTGGGGAAACACTATATCTAGTACCAGAGTGATGATTAAAGTATCGGGTAACGAAGTATTAAACAACTAAACAAGCAGAAAATAGTTCCTACTCATCACCTTGCACAACTGCGAACAGCAGTACACAACTCGAATAGAGGCTGTCCTACTTCGCATATTAAGAAAATATGGGCCGTTTCACAGACTACGCAGAAACGTTGGTGAGGAAAAGGGATTCATAAAATCGTTTTGGTTTTACGGATGCTACATATGAGAGGATGACCGGGGGGGACTGTGACTCGTATGGAACTGGTTTTAGCCACTTTGAACCTTGGCATAGGTTCTCCTGGCAAATAGCACACAAGCACCATTTAAGAGACAGGCATCAATGCCGACAGGAAAACTGACTTTGCATACACCCACAATTTTTCACATGCTTACATATGACATTGGCAGATGAAATAGGCACTTGAGGGGCAATTTTTTCCCATCACTACAGTACAGTTTTTCAAGTGCCTTTAAGCATGTAAGCAAATCCTTGACACAAAAGGATGATCAAATAGAACTAATTGGTCAAATGATCAACCTGGAGAACTATTACACATAAAGGTCAAGTAGAAATAATACAATTTTTATGAGGTGCACTAGACTCTACAGAGGATTAGAAGTGCCTAGAAAATATTATAGTACTGTGACTAAAGAACTTGTAAAAACATTTGATTTAGGGTTAGAAAGATGTCAAATAAGTAAAGAAATAGTGTCTCTGTGTGCGTATATTGAGAGAGATGCATACCCAAGACCTATAAATCATTCGATAAAGTCAATGATAAAAAGTAGTTAAATTAAGGACATAATTCATAATGATAGTGTCGAGAAAAGGTCCTTTTCCAACAACGGAAAACTGATGCACATGGAGAAAACTGTTATGGACTACCAACAAATCTGAGGGCAAAATTAGAGATACTAGAGACTCAAGAGTCTTCCGCAATAGTGAATTGAATGACATATGATGTATTTTAAACAAATGATTAGGAGTTGCAGAAAACTGAAAATTCATAAGAAATACAAATTTAGCCCACAAAAGAAGAATGAAAATGAAGTTAAACCGATACAGATGACTAGCTCAAAAAATTAGTCGGAACTTGAAATAGGACAAAGGGTGATGAGAGATGGAGAAACGAACCGACTGTCTATGGTGAATAACGTTTGAATGATGCTGGAATCATCCTCTCCAATTAGGAGGGGGGACAAGGTTGTCATCATTTGTCTTGATGAGAACCGACTAAGCAAGAGTGCTCTACCATTCAGTTGATGCTATTACACTTAGCTAGATCCACTCTTTGTTGAGACTCGGGTTATACTAGCAATTGATATTTCACACACCCCTAAAGTTACCTTGAAAGACAACTTTTTGTGCTTGAAGGGAATAGACTCCTAGAACAAAATCATAATGATTCATATAGCCAAATAGCCAAGCTCAGCTAGTATCGGAACAACAGATGGTAGAATAATTGATGGACAGTGATGAGGCACATTTGGCAGAAGTTCTGGTAAAAAAGAAACAGATGTGTTCTAAATACATTTTAGCTGCATTTTACAGAAGGTAGTCTGGTACTTCTTTCCCATATCTAACTATTATGCCGATTTTCCTTGGGATTATTACTCCTATGATCTATTGCACTAGTGTCAATGCCTAACTCTTATACTCAACAACATATCAAACAATAGAGTCTACGCAACCTTACACCTACCTCTAGAGATAGAGGGAGGCTCTCTTCAATAGACACTCAGCTTAGGCAAAGTCCGTCAAACACTTTGCAAACAGGGGAACTAACACCAAACCTTCTACACTAATCCACTAACGCCAAC
The Capsicum annuum cultivar UCD-10X-F1 chromosome 6, UCD10Xv1.1, whole genome shotgun sequence DNA segment above includes these coding regions:
- the LOC107875755 gene encoding tetrapyrrole-binding protein, chloroplastic; this translates as MATNSFNTIPSHQHTLRRRHSIDCPFSSSSSFFLKSITKNPSSSTSFTNHTLITFSVSSTTPTPSTTPTPTPTPTPTPFTVLEQHLSCQNFREADEETRRLLIQLAGEAAIKRGYVFFSEVQFISESDLKEIDSLWRKYSDNKFGYSIQKKIWNSKANRDFTNFFIKVGWMKKLDIEEVDHYNYRAFPNEFIWELNEETPEGHLPLTNALRGTQLLKCILCHPAFVEQGEEEEEEDDKGENSNYGEDNKGSVKKGGLFGGLRSKLFSKPDYSF